From a single Bryobacter aggregatus MPL3 genomic region:
- a CDS encoding M20/M25/M40 family metallo-hydrolase: MIRALLLLLGGLLSAQTQSIDWKKVDEETLKHFTTLVQINSTDPGGSEKPVVDYLKSVLDKEGIEAKVFQTDHLANPEIQRPNLIARIKGNGKKKPILIVGHTDTVNIDPKKWTHGPFSAHREGGYIYGRGTVDDKDNLVASLMSMLLVKRQKLALDRDVIFLAEAGEEGAVQMGIAFLTREHYPEIDAEYCFAEGGSVVRTDGRMRYVSVQTTEKIPSGVKLVAEGPAGHGSVPLRTNAVVHLAQAVARVAAWNPPMRLNDTTRAYFERLATVSSPEEKERYNGILNPDKTDAIQEYLAIHEPRNNSMLRTSVSPNIIRAGYRSNVIPSEAEATLDIRALPDEDLSKFYETLKSVINDPQVKIVREARAGRPGAAPSRIDNEAFRTIESVAKQIYPGVPAIPTMSTGATDMAFLRAKGMQCYGLGPMIDTEDGPKGFGAHSDQERILESELYRFVKFQYGIVEQMAKAN, translated from the coding sequence ATGATTCGCGCGCTTCTGCTCCTTTTGGGTGGCCTGCTCAGTGCCCAGACCCAGTCGATCGATTGGAAGAAGGTGGATGAGGAAACGCTGAAGCACTTCACCACACTGGTACAGATCAACAGCACAGACCCGGGCGGGAGCGAGAAGCCGGTGGTCGATTATTTGAAATCGGTGTTGGACAAGGAAGGGATTGAGGCAAAGGTTTTTCAGACCGATCACTTGGCGAATCCGGAGATCCAACGGCCGAATCTGATTGCCCGCATCAAGGGCAATGGCAAGAAGAAGCCGATTCTGATCGTAGGCCACACGGATACCGTCAATATCGACCCCAAGAAGTGGACTCATGGACCGTTCTCCGCGCATCGCGAAGGCGGCTACATCTATGGGCGGGGCACGGTGGACGACAAGGACAATCTGGTGGCAAGTTTGATGTCGATGCTGCTGGTGAAGCGGCAGAAGCTGGCGCTCGACCGCGATGTGATTTTTCTGGCCGAGGCCGGCGAAGAGGGTGCGGTGCAGATGGGGATCGCGTTTCTAACGCGCGAACACTATCCGGAGATCGATGCGGAGTATTGCTTTGCCGAAGGAGGTTCGGTTGTACGCACCGACGGGCGGATGCGCTATGTGTCCGTACAGACGACCGAGAAGATTCCTTCCGGGGTGAAGCTGGTGGCAGAAGGTCCGGCGGGGCATGGGTCCGTTCCGCTGCGGACAAATGCGGTGGTGCATCTGGCGCAGGCCGTGGCCCGGGTGGCTGCTTGGAACCCGCCGATGCGATTGAACGATACGACGCGCGCTTACTTCGAGCGTCTGGCGACAGTATCGTCTCCTGAAGAGAAGGAACGCTACAACGGGATTCTGAATCCAGACAAGACCGATGCGATCCAGGAGTATCTGGCAATTCATGAGCCACGGAACAACTCGATGCTGCGCACTTCGGTGTCGCCGAACATCATCCGCGCCGGCTATCGCTCGAATGTGATTCCGTCGGAGGCAGAGGCGACGCTCGACATCCGCGCGCTACCCGATGAGGACCTGTCGAAATTCTACGAGACGCTAAAGAGCGTGATCAACGATCCGCAGGTGAAGATCGTGCGCGAAGCACGGGCAGGGCGTCCGGGTGCGGCGCCCTCCCGCATCGACAATGAAGCGTTCCGGACCATTGAGAGTGTCGCGAAGCAAATCTATCCCGGGGTGCCAGCGATTCCCACTATGTCGACGGGGGCGACCGATATGGCTTTTCTGCGCGCCAAAGGCATGCAGTGCTATGGGTTGGGACCGATGATCGATACCGAAGACGGGCCAAAGGGCTTTGGCGCACACAGCGACCAGGAACGGATTCTCGAATCGGAGCTATATCGTTTTGTGAAATTTCAGTACGGGATCGTGGAGCAAATGGCGAAAGCCAATTAA
- a CDS encoding cytochrome C assembly family protein: protein MPDLSLFWLRIAAILYAAGLFRTLWPFLRTRQADAPLAPGLAVLGSFAVGTVLHMVSIVERSIRVGHLPVDNFFESVSMFAFLLALLYLFVYWRYSFFSLGILLFPVVSLLTGIASTESPITVWANARVRDAWLIIHVTLILFGIASVCITAGASIFYLIQERKLKQKDLAGVSRLPALRTLDSLINRAMGLGFVFTTLGVMAGAGWAYVESGTRWMSNANVQLGLFTWLFYLSMIFLQTSQGWRGRKTAFMALSLLGFSAVTWAAHIGLRTTLER from the coding sequence ATGCCGGACTTGAGCTTATTCTGGCTGCGAATCGCGGCAATTCTCTACGCCGCGGGGCTGTTCCGCACCCTCTGGCCATTCCTCCGGACTCGCCAGGCAGACGCTCCGCTCGCCCCCGGCTTGGCCGTGCTGGGCAGTTTTGCCGTCGGCACCGTTCTCCACATGGTTTCGATCGTGGAGCGGAGCATCCGTGTCGGCCATCTTCCGGTGGATAATTTCTTTGAGTCGGTGAGCATGTTCGCTTTTCTGCTCGCGCTTCTCTACCTGTTCGTCTACTGGCGGTATAGCTTTTTCTCGCTGGGAATCCTGTTGTTTCCCGTTGTTTCGCTGCTCACCGGAATCGCTTCGACGGAAAGCCCGATCACCGTTTGGGCCAACGCGCGGGTCCGCGATGCCTGGCTCATCATCCACGTGACGCTGATCCTGTTCGGAATCGCCAGTGTCTGCATTACCGCCGGAGCCTCCATTTTCTACCTCATTCAGGAGCGCAAGTTGAAACAAAAGGACCTTGCCGGGGTCTCGCGATTGCCTGCCCTGCGCACGCTGGACAGCCTGATCAACCGGGCCATGGGCCTGGGCTTCGTCTTTACGACGCTCGGCGTCATGGCGGGAGCAGGATGGGCCTATGTCGAAAGCGGAACCCGCTGGATGAGCAATGCGAATGTCCAACTGGGACTCTTCACCTGGCTGTTCTATCTGAGCATGATTTTTCTGCAAACCAGCCAAGGTTGGCGCGGGCGTAAGACGGCGTTCATGGCGCTGAGCCTGCTTGGCTTCTCGGCGGTCACCTGGGCAGCCCACATCGGTCTGAGGACGACCCTCGAACGATGA
- a CDS encoding TonB-dependent receptor domain-containing protein produces the protein MKAPPVAAAPSSEKTADLNLLGKVDAQAGEARRNENIFITALDNNAQKESNTRLGTTATPLVEVQSGGRYFGAELGLSTSGPVHLSAQRGGKGVHGNVSWTHSNSLFAARSFFQAGGIRPARQNVFGARISAPLWRNGFFSFDGGSDAKHGYVNGNILIPRPEERSCLSADPQICALINRFFRAWPAAVPNVENRSLNTNAAQAIDTWNTTTRLDQALGKHRLSARHTWTDQKVDAFQLVAGQNPDTTTKAHDARLTWSYAPDAKSVWDTTVGFARNRTLLVPEPNAVGPQVQVGTAFEKLGPGSSIPVDRVQNRFRVSSRFQHNFTKHTLSAGVEIARLQFNGREASSNRGNIYFRNDFGNDAITNFRLGLVSRYSFGVGELARGFRRNEQSFFVQDVWRISKTFQASAGLRYQPQRGISEVNHLTTIPFDCDCNNFAPSLGISWQLPRKLGVVRTAYSLQYGEILPATLQQLRWNPPGFQKIENQAPPLLDLLQGVQFEPNGRAIVFHFPRDLQTPYSHQYTFLWEVPLPKSWGKVETAYVGSRTWKLLYMQYLNRAAPVAGIAQTTATINQRRPDPHYYDYREITNSSRAYYDAAKLSYRLQTRSGLTVDSAYWLSKAIDTGASILNIAAGDDANQGQSQSAANVASDLKGVSNFHQKHAFLGRISYQHGTRQRFWKDWRLSTVFVAKSGLPFNVITGSDAPGYGNVDGVSGDRPNLLDPSVLGRTISHPDGATQLLPRTAFAFLQPTDVRGNLGNNAFRRAGFRNLNAAIERRFAMRQDRAILFRAESINALNTPQFAEPIGDLSNPSFGKITNTLNDGRAFRFLLSFEF, from the coding sequence GTGAAAGCCCCACCCGTTGCCGCCGCTCCCAGCTCCGAGAAAACAGCGGATCTCAATCTGCTGGGCAAAGTGGATGCGCAAGCGGGAGAAGCCCGGCGTAACGAGAATATCTTCATCACGGCGCTCGACAACAACGCACAGAAGGAATCCAATACACGCCTGGGGACGACGGCCACGCCGCTGGTGGAAGTGCAATCCGGTGGCCGGTATTTTGGTGCGGAACTCGGACTGAGCACGTCTGGCCCGGTTCATCTGTCAGCGCAAAGGGGCGGCAAAGGCGTGCATGGCAATGTGAGCTGGACGCATTCGAATTCGCTGTTTGCGGCGCGTAGCTTCTTTCAAGCAGGTGGGATACGTCCGGCGCGGCAGAATGTGTTTGGAGCCCGGATCTCGGCCCCTTTGTGGCGCAATGGCTTCTTCTCCTTCGATGGTGGCAGCGACGCGAAGCACGGCTATGTGAATGGCAACATCCTGATTCCCCGCCCGGAGGAACGCAGCTGCCTTTCGGCCGATCCGCAGATTTGCGCGCTCATCAATCGCTTTTTCCGCGCCTGGCCAGCGGCTGTTCCGAATGTCGAAAACCGCTCGCTAAACACAAACGCAGCCCAGGCCATCGATACCTGGAACACGACCACGCGCCTCGATCAGGCACTCGGCAAGCATCGTCTTTCTGCCCGGCACACCTGGACGGATCAGAAGGTGGACGCCTTCCAACTGGTAGCGGGCCAGAATCCGGATACGACCACCAAAGCTCACGATGCGCGCCTGACCTGGAGCTATGCACCCGATGCCAAAAGTGTGTGGGATACGACAGTGGGCTTTGCGCGCAATCGTACGTTGCTGGTGCCGGAGCCGAACGCGGTGGGCCCACAGGTGCAAGTGGGGACGGCGTTTGAGAAGTTGGGACCGGGTTCGTCAATTCCAGTCGACCGCGTGCAGAACCGCTTTCGCGTTTCGAGCCGCTTCCAACACAATTTCACGAAGCATACGCTCTCGGCAGGCGTCGAGATTGCCCGCCTGCAATTCAATGGGCGCGAGGCGTCTTCGAATCGCGGCAACATCTACTTCCGCAATGATTTTGGCAACGATGCGATCACGAACTTCCGCCTGGGTCTGGTGAGCCGCTATTCGTTTGGCGTGGGCGAGCTGGCGCGCGGCTTTCGACGCAATGAGCAGAGCTTCTTCGTGCAGGATGTGTGGCGCATCTCGAAGACCTTCCAAGCCAGTGCCGGACTGCGCTACCAACCCCAGCGGGGCATCAGCGAAGTGAACCACCTCACCACGATCCCCTTTGATTGCGACTGCAATAACTTTGCACCCAGCCTCGGGATCAGTTGGCAGTTGCCGCGCAAGCTCGGCGTAGTCCGGACTGCGTACTCGCTGCAGTATGGCGAAATTCTTCCAGCTACGCTGCAGCAGCTTCGCTGGAATCCGCCGGGCTTTCAGAAGATCGAGAATCAAGCGCCACCGCTGCTCGACCTCTTACAGGGAGTCCAGTTTGAGCCCAATGGGCGGGCGATTGTCTTTCACTTTCCGCGGGATCTGCAGACGCCGTACTCGCATCAATACACCTTCCTTTGGGAAGTCCCCTTGCCCAAGAGCTGGGGGAAAGTGGAAACCGCCTATGTCGGCAGCCGTACCTGGAAGCTGTTGTACATGCAGTATCTGAATCGAGCGGCGCCTGTGGCAGGCATCGCGCAAACCACAGCGACGATCAATCAGCGGCGGCCGGACCCACACTATTACGACTATCGCGAGATCACCAACTCTTCACGCGCTTACTACGATGCGGCGAAGTTGAGCTACCGGTTGCAAACAAGGAGCGGCTTGACGGTAGATAGTGCATATTGGCTCTCGAAGGCAATCGATACGGGCGCCTCGATTCTAAACATTGCAGCGGGCGACGATGCCAATCAAGGGCAGTCGCAGAGTGCAGCCAATGTGGCATCCGATTTGAAGGGCGTGAGCAACTTCCATCAGAAGCATGCCTTCCTGGGACGCATTTCTTATCAACATGGGACACGGCAACGCTTCTGGAAAGATTGGCGGTTGTCGACCGTGTTTGTCGCGAAGTCCGGGCTGCCTTTTAACGTGATTACGGGTTCCGATGCACCGGGCTATGGCAATGTCGATGGCGTCAGCGGTGACCGCCCGAATCTGCTGGACCCCAGCGTGCTGGGCCGCACTATTTCGCATCCCGACGGAGCGACACAGTTGCTGCCGCGTACGGCTTTTGCCTTTCTGCAGCCAACCGATGTGCGTGGGAATCTGGGCAACAATGCTTTTCGCCGTGCGGGCTTCCGGAATCTGAATGCGGCAATCGAGAGGCGTTTTGCGATGCGCCAGGATCGGGCGATTCTGTTTCGTGCCGAATCGATCAACGCCCTGAATACGCCGCAGTTTGCCGAGCCGATCGGCGACCTGTCGAATCCGTCGTTTGGAAAGATCACCAATACGCTGAATGATGGCCGGGCTTTCCGATTCCTGCTCAGTTTCGAATTTTAA
- a CDS encoding AAA family ATPase, translating into MKPEVQIENGSERALEDKVTLHPLNYGRRILGLTMEPRSMRTALDPKRTGKDASYLEYRLRQLVAGQEDAISQIVNMFQMFTTGLNAPGRPIGSFLFLGPTGTGKTRLVEAAAECLLRRPSPIIKIDCAEFQHSHEIAKLIGSPPGYLGHRETHPILSQEVLNQYWTDEVKLSFVLFDEIEKASDSLWNLLLGILDKGVMTLGDNRKVDFSRAMIFMTSNLGAHEMNQIGNPKMGFAQAFTGQSLDAAVQDEKRNRTGLEAARRKFTPEFMNRLDKVVVFKSLSDKDLRRILDIELAIFQHRLLAGVNQKKFVFGVSDEAKAFLLEQGLDPRYGARHLKRSMERLLVQPLSNLLATQQIEDGDCLRIDYDPLERELTFTKEAEGLPIGTMFDMIDTSVPVQLGTLAAAVANEQPKYSSAAAMQKQRSRT; encoded by the coding sequence ATGAAACCAGAAGTTCAAATTGAAAATGGCAGCGAACGTGCACTTGAGGACAAAGTGACCTTGCATCCTCTCAACTATGGCCGCCGGATCCTGGGTTTGACCATGGAGCCGCGATCCATGCGAACCGCCCTTGACCCCAAGCGCACCGGCAAAGACGCTTCTTATTTGGAATACCGCTTACGCCAGTTGGTCGCCGGGCAAGAGGACGCCATCAGCCAGATCGTAAACATGTTCCAGATGTTTACCACCGGGCTCAATGCGCCGGGCCGGCCCATCGGCAGCTTCTTGTTTCTCGGGCCCACTGGAACGGGCAAAACCCGTTTGGTTGAGGCTGCGGCAGAGTGCTTACTTCGCCGGCCCAGCCCGATTATCAAGATTGATTGCGCGGAATTCCAGCACAGCCACGAGATCGCCAAGTTGATCGGGAGCCCTCCTGGCTATCTTGGGCATCGCGAAACCCACCCCATTCTCAGCCAGGAAGTGCTGAATCAGTACTGGACCGATGAGGTGAAGCTCAGTTTTGTTCTCTTCGATGAGATTGAGAAGGCGAGCGATTCCCTCTGGAATCTGCTGCTCGGCATTCTCGATAAGGGGGTTATGACGCTGGGGGACAATCGGAAAGTGGACTTTTCCCGGGCCATGATCTTCATGACCAGCAATCTGGGGGCTCACGAAATGAACCAGATTGGGAATCCTAAAATGGGATTTGCGCAAGCCTTTACCGGCCAGTCTCTCGACGCGGCGGTGCAGGACGAAAAGCGAAACCGGACCGGACTTGAGGCCGCCCGGCGTAAATTCACCCCGGAGTTTATGAATCGTCTGGACAAGGTGGTGGTCTTCAAGAGTCTGTCGGACAAGGACCTGCGGCGGATTCTCGACATTGAATTGGCGATCTTCCAGCATCGCCTGCTGGCCGGGGTGAACCAGAAAAAATTCGTATTCGGGGTCTCTGACGAAGCGAAGGCCTTCCTCTTGGAGCAGGGGCTGGACCCCCGTTACGGCGCCAGGCATCTGAAGCGAAGTATGGAACGCTTGCTGGTCCAACCCTTGTCGAACCTGCTGGCCACGCAACAGATTGAAGACGGCGACTGTCTGCGCATCGACTACGATCCTCTGGAGCGCGAACTCACCTTTACCAAAGAAGCAGAAGGTCTACCGATCGGCACGATGTTCGACATGATCGACACCAGCGTACCGGTGCAACTTGGGACTCTGGCGGCCGCAGTCGCAAATGAGCAGCCGAAGTACTCTTCGGCTGCCGCAATGCAAAAACAACGATCCCGAACTTAG
- a CDS encoding nitrite/sulfite reductase → MEVLSPVEVQFDQTVQADIELFRTQVNDYLAGKYTDDEFRAFRLRRGVYGQRQPNTQMIRTKVPGGLATSEQMERMADIADKYAAGKGHLTTRQNMQFHFIPLPEVPDLLSELAAVRLTTREACYNTVRNITGCSLTGISVDEVFDISPYLRQAAFAFLHQELTDNMPRKFKIAFCGCGKDCAMGGIHDLGFTAQIRDGKRGFRVVAAGGLGPLPSEAQVLDEFLPVERLVNRCEAVLRVFGKYGNRKNKHKARLKFIVRERTWDWFQEQVEKEYADILANGGITPPESVPEGFGAFSSTPRALGRESLLTVLPDLPPDYERFLRTNVMPQRQTGNVVVTVKVPQGNMSSAQMRAVAQIARAAGDGVIRITIDQNLQIAWVQQNRLREVYALLQQAKLAEAGADEIDDVVTCPGAWSCNLGITKTMNLGEAIRQAFSNHPDALVRKLHIKASGCPNSCGQHWLGDIGFFGNVRKIAGREVPYYQMLLGGGKDRDGMLKYGFTIQSLPAKSIPEAINRTLNHYIANREANESFREYVIRQKVETFRALTADLAKPMELEPDMYLDWGDSDAFSLQLGRAECAA, encoded by the coding sequence ATGGAAGTTCTCTCGCCCGTCGAAGTTCAGTTTGACCAGACCGTCCAGGCTGACATCGAATTATTCCGTACCCAGGTCAACGACTATCTCGCTGGCAAATACACCGATGACGAATTTCGGGCGTTCCGACTTCGTCGCGGCGTCTATGGTCAGCGGCAGCCGAATACGCAGATGATCCGCACCAAGGTTCCCGGTGGATTGGCCACCTCAGAACAAATGGAGCGCATGGCAGACATTGCCGACAAGTATGCCGCTGGAAAAGGTCATCTCACGACGCGGCAGAATATGCAGTTCCACTTCATCCCACTGCCGGAAGTGCCGGATTTACTGAGTGAGTTGGCCGCCGTCCGCTTGACGACGCGAGAGGCCTGCTACAACACGGTGCGCAACATCACGGGCTGTTCGCTGACTGGGATCAGTGTGGACGAGGTCTTCGACATCTCGCCGTATCTGCGCCAGGCAGCCTTCGCGTTTCTGCATCAGGAATTGACCGACAACATGCCGCGCAAGTTCAAGATTGCGTTCTGCGGTTGCGGCAAGGATTGCGCAATGGGCGGAATTCATGATCTGGGCTTTACGGCGCAGATTCGCGATGGCAAGCGCGGCTTCCGCGTTGTGGCCGCTGGTGGTCTTGGCCCGCTGCCGAGCGAGGCTCAGGTTCTTGATGAATTTCTGCCGGTAGAACGCCTGGTGAATCGCTGCGAGGCGGTGCTTCGCGTGTTTGGCAAGTATGGCAATCGCAAGAACAAGCACAAGGCGCGGCTGAAGTTTATCGTTCGCGAACGGACTTGGGATTGGTTCCAGGAACAGGTGGAGAAGGAATACGCCGACATTCTCGCCAATGGTGGCATTACGCCGCCCGAGTCTGTCCCGGAAGGCTTTGGTGCGTTTTCCAGCACACCCCGCGCGCTGGGCCGCGAATCGCTGCTGACCGTGTTGCCCGACCTTCCTCCCGATTACGAGCGCTTCCTCCGCACCAATGTCATGCCCCAGCGGCAGACCGGAAATGTGGTTGTCACCGTGAAGGTGCCGCAGGGCAATATGAGCTCGGCGCAAATGCGCGCGGTGGCTCAGATTGCACGCGCTGCCGGAGATGGCGTGATTCGGATCACGATCGATCAGAATCTACAGATTGCCTGGGTACAACAGAATCGCCTTCGCGAAGTGTATGCGCTGCTCCAGCAGGCAAAACTGGCGGAAGCCGGTGCAGACGAGATCGACGACGTCGTCACCTGTCCGGGTGCCTGGAGCTGCAATCTCGGCATCACGAAGACCATGAATCTGGGCGAAGCCATTCGCCAGGCTTTCTCGAATCATCCGGATGCGCTGGTGCGCAAGCTGCACATCAAGGCCAGTGGCTGCCCGAATTCCTGTGGCCAGCATTGGCTCGGCGACATCGGATTCTTTGGGAACGTTCGCAAGATTGCCGGCCGGGAAGTGCCTTATTACCAGATGCTGCTCGGCGGCGGAAAAGATCGTGACGGCATGCTGAAGTATGGCTTTACGATCCAGAGCCTTCCGGCGAAATCCATCCCTGAGGCCATCAACCGGACGCTGAATCACTACATCGCGAATCGCGAAGCGAATGAGAGCTTCCGCGAATACGTGATTCGTCAGAAGGTGGAAACCTTCCGTGCCCTTACCGCCGATCTGGCCAAGCCGATGGAGCTCGAACCCGACATGTACCTCGACTGGGGCGACAGCGACGCGTTTAGCCTCCAGTTGGGCCGCGCCGAGTGCGCCGCCTAA
- the hemC gene encoding hydroxymethylbilane synthase, whose translation MITIGSRGSMLALWQARHVQSLLKAHGHESKIEVIQTTGDKITDVPLAKLGAETSTKGLFTKELEDALLQNRIDLAVHSLKDMPTVLPPGLEIVAVPEREDPFDAIVGMLFDELPYGAVLGTSSLRRQSQLKALRPDLNIQSIRGNLDTRLRKLDEGQYQAIVLACAGLKRLGWSSRIAERLDASRLCPAVGQGALAIEARAGDRLTSILTHVPTFTAVSAERACLREFGGGCQIPLGAYASWRGEQLHLEAVVASPDGQVLIRHAESGMEPESLGRSVAAALIERGAREVLG comes from the coding sequence ATGATTACCATCGGATCCCGGGGATCCATGCTCGCACTGTGGCAGGCACGCCACGTGCAGAGCTTATTGAAGGCGCATGGCCATGAGTCGAAGATTGAAGTGATCCAGACCACGGGCGACAAGATCACCGATGTCCCGCTGGCAAAGCTGGGCGCCGAAACCTCGACCAAGGGTTTGTTCACCAAAGAACTGGAAGACGCGCTCTTGCAGAACCGGATCGATCTTGCGGTTCATAGCCTGAAGGACATGCCGACAGTGCTGCCTCCGGGACTGGAGATTGTGGCAGTGCCAGAGCGGGAAGATCCTTTCGATGCCATCGTCGGCATGCTCTTTGATGAACTGCCCTACGGAGCGGTGCTCGGCACCAGTTCTCTGCGCAGGCAATCCCAATTGAAAGCGCTGCGGCCCGATCTGAACATCCAATCGATTCGCGGCAATCTCGACACGCGCTTGCGCAAGCTGGATGAAGGCCAATACCAGGCCATCGTGCTCGCCTGTGCCGGATTGAAGCGATTGGGCTGGTCCTCACGCATCGCAGAGCGGCTCGATGCTTCGCGCCTCTGTCCCGCCGTTGGCCAAGGTGCGCTCGCCATTGAAGCGCGCGCCGGAGACCGGCTCACCTCGATTCTGACGCACGTCCCGACCTTCACAGCCGTCAGTGCCGAACGGGCCTGCCTGCGGGAGTTTGGCGGCGGCTGCCAGATTCCATTGGGAGCCTATGCCTCCTGGCGTGGCGAGCAGTTGCATCTGGAAGCCGTAGTGGCTTCCCCCGACGGACAAGTGCTGATCCGCCATGCGGAAAGCGGCATGGAGCCCGAAAGCCTCGGCCGCTCGGTGGCCGCCGCTCTAATCGAGCGCGGTGCACGCGAGGTGCTCGGTTGA
- the hemA gene encoding glutamyl-tRNA reductase, which yields MSRFAICGLSHRTAPVEVREKFALSAPALPAALTDLNHQQGVQESLILSTCNRVELALSLDESADLNGALHHFLEKQSSMSLETVDPYLYKLEGRDAVRHLFRVAASLDSMVVGEPQILGQLKDAYSLAKELGTVNSNLEQVVTRAFHVAKRVRSETEIGESAVSVSYAAVELAREIFGNLAGSKVMLIGAGKMSELAARHLRNTGAKQIYVTNRTYDRAVELARLFDGWIIDFAAFKQTLPTVDIVITSTGSRDAILTHEDMQIVMKARRNKPMFIVDIAVPRNVEPNVNEIDNVFLYDIDDLQKVVDRNVKGREVAAEHAARIIEEEISWLESRMREREVSPAIVALQGRLEEVRAAEFERYRSKLGPMSGAQEEAIEAITRGIINKVAHGAITELRRQGAQGDPTALIETLRRVFRLETHE from the coding sequence ATGAGCCGCTTTGCTATTTGTGGATTGAGCCATCGCACGGCGCCTGTCGAGGTACGGGAGAAATTCGCGCTCTCCGCCCCGGCACTGCCTGCGGCGCTCACCGACCTGAATCACCAGCAGGGGGTACAGGAAAGCCTCATTCTTTCCACCTGCAACCGCGTGGAACTGGCGCTATCGCTCGATGAATCAGCGGATCTCAATGGCGCGCTGCATCACTTTCTCGAAAAGCAGAGCAGCATGAGCCTCGAGACCGTCGACCCCTACCTCTATAAGCTGGAAGGCCGGGACGCCGTACGGCATCTGTTCCGTGTCGCGGCCAGCCTCGATTCGATGGTGGTGGGCGAGCCCCAGATTCTCGGACAACTGAAGGACGCCTATTCGCTGGCCAAAGAACTCGGCACCGTGAATAGCAATCTCGAGCAAGTGGTCACCCGCGCCTTTCATGTGGCCAAGCGGGTGCGCTCGGAGACAGAGATCGGCGAAAGCGCGGTCAGCGTCAGCTATGCCGCCGTCGAACTGGCGCGCGAGATCTTCGGCAATCTGGCCGGCAGCAAAGTGATGCTGATCGGAGCCGGCAAGATGAGCGAGCTGGCGGCCCGCCATCTGCGCAATACCGGCGCGAAGCAAATCTATGTCACGAATCGGACCTATGACCGGGCCGTCGAACTGGCTCGCCTCTTCGACGGGTGGATCATCGACTTTGCGGCGTTCAAACAAACGCTGCCGACCGTCGATATCGTGATCACTTCCACCGGTTCCCGGGACGCGATTCTCACCCACGAAGACATGCAGATTGTGATGAAGGCACGGCGCAACAAGCCGATGTTCATTGTCGATATCGCAGTCCCCCGTAACGTGGAACCGAATGTCAACGAGATCGACAACGTCTTTCTCTATGACATCGACGACCTGCAGAAGGTGGTTGACCGGAACGTCAAAGGCCGCGAGGTAGCGGCCGAACATGCCGCGCGCATCATTGAAGAAGAGATTTCCTGGCTTGAGAGCCGCATGAGAGAACGGGAAGTTTCGCCCGCCATTGTCGCACTGCAGGGACGTCTCGAAGAAGTACGCGCCGCGGAATTCGAGCGCTACCGCTCGAAGCTGGGCCCCATGAGCGGCGCCCAGGAGGAAGCCATCGAAGCCATCACGCGTGGCATTATCAACAAGGTGGCGCATGGGGCGATCACGGAACTTCGCCGCCAAGGCGCGCAAGGGGACCCGACCGCGCTGATCGAAACGCTGCGCCGCGTCTTCCGTCTGGAGACACACGAATGA